The Trueperaceae bacterium genome has a segment encoding these proteins:
- a CDS encoding UDP-3-O-[3-hydroxymyristoyl] N-acetylglucosamine deacetylase: MFRLEKPSAVSQLWLTGNLQDDFISSEDSKRCGKTLRVSVVIEGITLHGGTRSKVRIFQDSGAVRFRRAGQEIPAKLSAVTGTDRCTVLGVGPARVAVVEHLLASLYTLDLWTGLVIEVDNDELPILDGSAQPWIETLAPFGKGQKPIALQPKKGLNHRQGSSSMMIEPGEHSLCTKIEFPHPAIGHQAWCGGPDSFSSLLGARTFGFLSEAEKLKEAGLALGASLENAIVFDDMGPLRPLRFPDELARHKALDALGDMFLLGYPLEGKITVTRGSHKLHVDFLKELFSEKPPEMDL, from the coding sequence ATGTTCCGGCTGGAGAAACCTTCAGCGGTTTCCCAGCTATGGCTCACCGGAAATTTACAAGACGACTTTATCTCCTCGGAAGACTCGAAAAGATGTGGCAAAACGTTAAGAGTCTCAGTAGTGATTGAAGGCATTACTTTACACGGGGGTACTCGAAGTAAAGTTAGGATCTTCCAAGACAGCGGTGCAGTACGTTTCCGACGTGCAGGCCAAGAAATACCGGCAAAGCTAAGTGCCGTTACTGGCACTGATCGTTGCACCGTCCTTGGAGTAGGCCCAGCCCGAGTAGCTGTAGTAGAGCATTTGCTCGCTAGTCTATACACCCTGGATTTATGGACAGGATTAGTTATTGAAGTTGATAACGACGAGCTGCCTATACTTGACGGATCTGCCCAACCTTGGATCGAGACCCTAGCACCTTTTGGTAAAGGCCAAAAACCTATAGCCTTACAACCGAAGAAAGGCTTGAATCATCGGCAGGGCTCAAGTTCAATGATGATAGAACCTGGGGAGCATAGCCTTTGTACAAAAATTGAATTCCCACACCCAGCAATCGGCCATCAGGCTTGGTGTGGTGGTCCAGATTCCTTTTCTTCCTTGTTAGGCGCACGAACATTCGGCTTTCTATCTGAAGCAGAGAAGCTTAAGGAAGCAGGTTTAGCATTAGGAGCAAGTCTAGAAAATGCTATTGTCTTTGACGATATGGGCCCACTTCGTCCGTTACGCTTCCCAGACGAGCTGGCTCGCCACAAAGCACTGGATGCCCTTGGAGATATGTTCTTACTTGGCTATCCTCTCGAGGGGAAAATTACCGTGACCCGTGGATCTCATAAACTCCATGTAGACTTCCTAAAAGAGTTGTTTTCCGAGAAGCCTCCGGAGATGGACCTGTGA
- the serA gene encoding phosphoglycerate dehydrogenase codes for MLRILVSDTIHIGKLNASDIEVVYSPDIEYDQLKRVLPEFDALVTRSRTQVDEPLIGSASRLKVIGRAGVGIDNIDIEAASRHGIIVVNAPEANNISAAELAIALMLNAVRGVSQSDRMIRKGIWDRHFLGREVNGSCLGIVGLGRIGSLVSQRAQALGMTVIAYDPYVSHRRAEQIDVVLYDDLHEMLSRIDILTVHTPLTKETTGIIGPAEFNLMREGVVVVNAARGGIVQEKALASALEEGKVFAAGLDVFVTEPPNTNNPLIGRTDVVFTAHLGANTTQAQERIGAEILERTARALHGELSQGLVNAPALDPNVISALGGHLRLGEILGKTIAQLVDGRVNRIEVEFSGNFPLDPDPVVVAVTKGFLEVFLDEAPNYINAMSIARERHISFSVISDPESRGYTNHILVSVLTGVGRTSVSGTVLEGDPRIVSVDDYPLEIRPEGTLLICRNYDRPGAVGRIGTVLGDAGVNINNMQLSRVDQDGSAMFALSLDQLPGEPVLNVLNNLSDVIQSLRVVQL; via the coding sequence ATGTTAAGAATTCTTGTCTCAGACACGATTCACATAGGCAAATTAAACGCTTCGGATATCGAGGTTGTTTACTCTCCTGATATCGAATACGATCAACTTAAGCGTGTACTACCAGAGTTTGACGCTCTGGTTACCCGTAGTCGCACACAGGTAGATGAACCGCTAATTGGAAGTGCATCACGGCTCAAGGTAATTGGTCGCGCTGGAGTAGGTATTGATAACATTGATATTGAAGCAGCAAGTCGCCACGGGATAATTGTTGTTAATGCACCGGAAGCGAACAATATTTCTGCTGCGGAGCTTGCGATCGCGCTAATGCTCAACGCTGTAAGAGGCGTTAGTCAATCTGATCGTATGATTCGCAAAGGTATTTGGGACCGACATTTTCTAGGACGCGAGGTTAACGGTTCTTGCCTTGGCATAGTAGGGTTAGGTCGGATAGGTTCCTTAGTCAGTCAGCGCGCTCAAGCTCTTGGAATGACGGTAATCGCTTATGACCCATATGTCTCCCATCGTCGGGCTGAACAGATTGACGTTGTGCTATACGATGACCTGCACGAAATGTTATCCCGAATAGATATACTCACGGTTCATACACCCCTCACTAAGGAAACTACGGGAATAATCGGTCCAGCAGAATTTAACCTTATGCGAGAAGGCGTGGTAGTCGTTAATGCGGCTCGGGGCGGAATTGTGCAGGAGAAGGCCCTAGCATCCGCCCTCGAAGAGGGAAAGGTATTTGCTGCTGGACTAGATGTTTTTGTGACAGAACCGCCGAATACTAATAACCCTTTGATTGGGAGGACCGACGTAGTGTTTACTGCCCACCTTGGAGCTAACACCACACAAGCTCAGGAAAGGATAGGGGCTGAAATTCTCGAGCGAACGGCAAGGGCGCTCCATGGAGAACTATCTCAGGGATTAGTTAATGCCCCTGCCCTAGATCCAAACGTTATATCAGCTCTTGGAGGCCATTTACGATTGGGTGAGATTTTGGGGAAAACCATAGCCCAACTTGTTGACGGTAGGGTCAACAGGATTGAGGTTGAGTTTTCTGGGAACTTTCCTCTTGATCCTGACCCAGTAGTTGTAGCTGTTACAAAGGGTTTTCTGGAAGTATTTCTTGATGAGGCGCCAAACTATATCAATGCTATGTCGATAGCCCGTGAGCGTCACATTAGTTTTTCAGTAATTTCAGATCCTGAGAGTCGTGGTTACACTAATCATATTCTAGTGTCAGTTCTTACCGGAGTCGGACGTACTAGTGTTAGCGGGACGGTGTTGGAAGGAGATCCGAGAATTGTCAGCGTTGACGATTATCCCCTTGAAATCAGGCCAGAAGGAACCTTATTAATTTGTAGGAATTACGACCGACCTGGTGCGGTGGGCCGTATCGGGACTGTCCTCGGAGATGCTGGTGTCAACATAAATAACATGCAGCTATCTCGCGTTGATCAGGATGGGTCAGCAATGTTTGCCTTAAGCCTCGACCAGTTGCCAGGAGAACCGGTATTGAACGTACTAAATAACCTTAGTGATGTTATTCAGAGTCTTCGAGTGGTGCAATTATGA
- a CDS encoding SAM-dependent methyltransferase, which yields MDPTNLYQLPDLYDEQYLDYRDDLSFYSRLADDQGGPILELGAGTGRVTATLARRGYEVVGLDNSEAMLERARAYVASQANGKQVSLLLDDIRTFELNRTFSLIVAPFNVFAHLYTMADQDAALNSIRKHLASDGAFALDLFIPKSESNKGIKREPMLNRSLGVGRELFLVQHHNPENQLLESRYYLDTTNNDGSLYRKTAILKQRYYTRFELTRALKQAGMTRTLFYGSFNREPLTHESKQMVVIAR from the coding sequence ATGGACCCAACTAATCTATATCAACTTCCTGACCTCTATGATGAGCAATACCTAGACTATCGGGATGACCTGTCCTTCTATTCTCGGTTGGCTGACGACCAAGGAGGTCCGATTCTTGAACTAGGAGCTGGAACGGGAAGAGTAACTGCCACCCTAGCCAGACGCGGGTACGAAGTAGTCGGATTAGATAATTCCGAAGCGATGCTTGAACGAGCTAGAGCCTATGTTGCATCTCAAGCAAACGGGAAGCAGGTGTCGCTTCTTCTAGATGATATTCGTACCTTCGAACTAAACCGCACATTCTCTTTGATTGTGGCGCCCTTCAACGTGTTTGCCCACCTCTATACGATGGCTGACCAAGACGCTGCACTTAATTCCATACGCAAGCACCTAGCATCGGACGGAGCTTTTGCACTCGACCTTTTCATACCGAAGTCAGAATCTAATAAAGGAATTAAACGAGAGCCCATGTTAAATCGTTCTCTGGGAGTTGGAAGAGAGTTGTTTTTGGTTCAGCACCACAATCCTGAAAATCAATTACTTGAATCTCGATATTATCTTGATACCACTAATAATGACGGGAGTCTTTACCGAAAAACAGCTATTCTCAAGCAACGCTATTACACTCGTTTTGAACTTACCCGTGCCCTAAAACAGGCCGGGATGACACGGACTCTCTTTTATGGGAGTTTTAATCGGGAACCGCTTACTCACGAAAGTAAGCAAATGGTCGTCATTGCTCGATGA
- a CDS encoding oxidoreductase: MKPLRVAVIGAGVMGRFHANVYATLSQTTLIAIVDPDPSRRHEAQKVYGCTVYETLTELLECDPPDAVSVASPTITHHELTRTLLSAGIHVLVEKPAATSVVQAKELVELSRREELVLQVGHITRFYKAVDILNAQIKSPYLVEARRLTPYARIQDVGVILDLMIHDIDIVLGIVESPIKEITVAGHFLNSVKYEDLAAAQIRFENGCIARFLASRIAPDAERTLVVAEEHQTLHLDFAKEPHTEVATFRPLANGEENHVQVDRRVVVEDNPLRRELEHFLARIEQSADPIGTLEDDLRSLELATSLIVKLQQQP, from the coding sequence GTGAAACCCCTAAGGGTAGCTGTAATTGGTGCTGGAGTAATGGGTAGATTCCATGCAAATGTTTATGCCACGCTTTCCCAAACTACTCTTATAGCAATAGTTGATCCAGACCCATCCCGACGCCATGAAGCTCAAAAGGTCTACGGCTGTACTGTGTATGAAACCTTAACGGAGTTACTAGAATGCGATCCACCCGACGCTGTTAGTGTCGCCTCGCCCACAATTACTCACCACGAACTAACCCGAACCTTGTTATCTGCAGGAATACATGTATTGGTAGAAAAGCCAGCTGCAACAAGCGTTGTTCAGGCCAAGGAGCTAGTGGAACTTAGCCGCCGCGAAGAGTTGGTCTTACAAGTAGGACACATCACGCGCTTTTATAAGGCGGTAGATATTCTTAACGCACAGATTAAAAGTCCTTACTTGGTAGAAGCACGTCGGCTAACCCCTTACGCTCGAATCCAGGACGTAGGAGTCATACTTGACCTAATGATTCACGACATTGACATTGTATTGGGAATTGTTGAAAGCCCCATAAAAGAGATTACCGTTGCTGGACATTTTCTCAACAGCGTTAAATACGAAGATCTAGCTGCGGCTCAAATACGTTTCGAAAACGGGTGTATTGCTCGTTTCTTAGCCAGTAGAATTGCGCCTGACGCTGAGAGGACCCTTGTAGTGGCAGAGGAGCATCAGACTCTTCATCTTGACTTCGCCAAGGAGCCACACACGGAAGTAGCGACATTTAGGCCGTTAGCGAATGGTGAAGAGAACCACGTGCAGGTTGATCGTCGGGTAGTCGTGGAAGATAATCCTCTCAGAAGGGAACTAGAACACTTCTTAGCGAGAATTGAGCAAAGCGCAGATCCTATTGGCACCCTTGAAGATGATTTACGATCACTTGAGCTAGCTACCTCTTTGATTGTAAAACTCCAACAACAACCATGA
- a CDS encoding aminotransferase V yields the protein MTGIGNYKPRLLAPGPVEVPPAVLAAMAKPTIHHRSPEFAALLERIRSKIAEVALVPGDDVMILTASGTAAFESGLTACVPAGAKVLALHAGKFGARWATLARHHGYRVEEYSLPWGEAIDANEVADELRKHPDVSAVLVVHSETSTGTLHDIQAISKAVHDTVPEALLLVDCITSLTVAELRPHEWQLDGIFSGSQKGFMSPPGLSIAWLSERAWEHGAKAKTGFYLDLRKERDSQREGQCAYTPAVNLFYALDEAVENLLAEGIETIWQRRAHNNFAILAGAEAIGCKGFAARVSPAVAALRAPEKIMAPLIVKGFADRGVRISAGQDHTRDVLFRPSVLGYADSNDAVLLVAVLEDVLRELGSNVQHGVGVAAAMRALESQV from the coding sequence ATGACAGGCATTGGGAACTACAAGCCAAGGCTTCTAGCACCTGGACCCGTGGAAGTTCCTCCTGCAGTTTTGGCAGCAATGGCGAAGCCGACAATTCATCACCGAAGCCCTGAATTTGCGGCACTACTTGAACGGATTCGTTCGAAAATAGCGGAGGTAGCTTTAGTTCCGGGTGACGATGTGATGATTTTGACCGCTAGCGGTACTGCAGCATTCGAATCTGGGTTGACAGCCTGTGTTCCAGCGGGAGCAAAGGTACTGGCTTTGCATGCAGGAAAATTTGGCGCGCGTTGGGCAACCCTAGCTCGTCACCACGGCTATCGCGTTGAGGAGTATTCACTGCCTTGGGGAGAAGCAATCGATGCTAACGAGGTTGCTGACGAACTTCGCAAACACCCGGACGTTTCTGCAGTATTGGTAGTCCATTCTGAGACGTCTACTGGGACATTGCATGATATCCAGGCGATATCAAAAGCTGTGCACGATACGGTACCCGAAGCCCTGCTTCTTGTTGATTGCATAACAAGCCTAACTGTTGCTGAACTTCGGCCTCACGAATGGCAGCTTGACGGGATTTTCTCTGGCTCTCAAAAAGGATTTATGAGTCCTCCAGGACTTTCAATTGCTTGGTTGTCGGAGCGAGCTTGGGAACATGGGGCAAAAGCTAAAACGGGTTTTTATTTGGATTTACGTAAGGAAAGGGATAGCCAACGAGAAGGTCAATGTGCTTACACGCCGGCTGTTAACCTTTTTTATGCTCTCGATGAAGCGGTAGAAAATTTGCTAGCCGAAGGAATTGAAACTATTTGGCAGCGTCGTGCTCATAATAATTTTGCAATATTAGCGGGTGCGGAAGCTATTGGGTGTAAAGGTTTTGCGGCCAGAGTTAGTCCCGCAGTTGCAGCTCTTCGTGCGCCAGAAAAAATCATGGCTCCCCTAATTGTCAAAGGATTTGCTGATCGGGGAGTTCGGATTTCAGCGGGTCAGGATCACACCCGCGATGTGTTATTCCGACCGTCTGTCCTTGGTTATGCTGATTCTAATGATGCCGTACTTTTGGTTGCGGTTTTAGAGGACGTGTTACGGGAGTTAGGAAGTAACGTGCAACATGGTGTAGGTGTAGCAGCCGCTATGCGAGCATTGGAATCCCAAGTGTGA
- a CDS encoding ATP-dependent DNA helicase RecG yields the protein MTESVVREKRKSSILDLAIKTREVDLGVHSHRKLGEIGIKEFRDLLHYYPRRYEDRRVLPHFGKLNHNDIATVVGNVTGRKVVRSRRGMKIIRAFMKDERGGRLTALWFNQPWLEKQLFPGQRLILTGKVRRQGRQLEINVAHFEIDEEAESLSAGRIVGIYSSTQGLSQAYIRRSVHRLLSALGTIPDYLPRSVLKRFEMIALDKALRVIHLPDSEGDLQKALERLKFDEFLFLELRVLLNSDTSIEGRSFEINQADLESFKQNLPFTFTKAQDRVLGEVLDDMAGSRQMARLLQGDVGSGKTAVAAAAIYVAVQNGVQAALMAPTEILARQHFLNLKDYLFPLGVSSELLIGSMSVKERDEARDRVHSGQVDVAIGTHALIQEGVEFHDLGLSVIDEEHRFGVEQRRKLLRDLPDVMVMSATPIPRSLALTYYGDLELSIIDELPPGRKPVTTRLLNESKRRDVYRFAWGEVKKGRQVYLVTPLIEESEALEEVVSTTKMFDDLRVLMPKEMKIEMLHGKMPGVEKDAVMERFRRHEFDLLVSTTVVEVGVDIPNASLMIIENAERFGLSQLHQLRGRVGRGEYESHCILIAGDTSKKTRNRLEVVEKSNDGFVIAEKDLGLRGPGELKGTRQSGLPDLILGDLSQDGEIIEKSRDFAKTILDSDPRLEAIWAERLRLELKRRTESVGFREII from the coding sequence ATGACTGAGTCTGTAGTTCGGGAGAAGCGTAAATCATCGATTCTTGATTTGGCTATTAAGACCCGGGAGGTTGATCTCGGAGTTCATTCTCACCGCAAGCTAGGCGAAATTGGAATTAAGGAGTTTCGGGATCTTTTGCACTACTATCCGAGGCGCTACGAAGATAGGCGTGTATTACCCCATTTTGGCAAACTAAACCACAACGATATTGCCACTGTAGTTGGCAATGTTACAGGCCGCAAGGTAGTTCGAAGTCGCCGTGGCATGAAAATCATACGAGCCTTTATGAAAGACGAGAGGGGAGGTCGCCTTACTGCCCTTTGGTTTAACCAACCGTGGTTAGAAAAACAGCTATTTCCGGGTCAACGACTAATTCTTACCGGTAAGGTAAGACGCCAGGGCCGGCAGTTAGAAATAAATGTCGCTCATTTTGAAATTGATGAGGAAGCCGAATCACTTTCTGCTGGGAGAATAGTTGGGATTTATTCTAGTACCCAAGGATTGAGCCAAGCATATATCAGGCGGTCGGTACATCGCCTCCTTAGTGCACTCGGTACGATCCCAGATTACTTGCCTCGGAGTGTCCTGAAGCGCTTCGAGATGATCGCTCTTGACAAGGCACTAAGAGTTATACACCTTCCTGATTCAGAAGGTGATTTGCAGAAGGCTCTTGAGCGACTTAAATTTGACGAGTTTTTATTTCTGGAACTGCGGGTGTTACTTAATAGCGATACCTCAATTGAGGGTCGATCTTTTGAGATTAATCAGGCCGATCTAGAGTCCTTCAAGCAAAACCTTCCCTTTACCTTTACTAAGGCCCAAGATCGGGTGCTTGGAGAAGTATTAGATGACATGGCTGGATCACGGCAAATGGCGAGACTGCTTCAGGGAGATGTTGGTTCTGGGAAAACCGCTGTGGCTGCGGCAGCTATCTATGTAGCTGTGCAGAATGGTGTTCAAGCTGCCCTTATGGCTCCTACAGAGATCCTTGCACGACAACACTTTCTAAATCTAAAAGATTATTTGTTTCCCTTAGGAGTTTCGAGTGAGTTGTTAATAGGTTCAATGAGCGTGAAGGAACGTGATGAGGCGCGAGATCGTGTTCACTCGGGACAGGTTGATGTTGCGATTGGGACTCACGCTTTAATTCAGGAAGGCGTTGAGTTCCATGATTTGGGGTTGTCGGTAATCGACGAGGAACACCGCTTCGGGGTTGAGCAAAGGCGTAAGCTTTTGAGAGACTTGCCTGACGTTATGGTCATGAGTGCAACTCCAATCCCTCGATCCCTAGCACTTACCTATTATGGCGACCTTGAGCTATCAATCATTGATGAGTTGCCACCCGGTCGGAAGCCAGTAACTACTCGGCTCCTAAATGAATCTAAGAGGCGTGATGTTTACCGTTTTGCCTGGGGTGAGGTTAAAAAGGGAAGACAAGTTTATCTAGTTACCCCTCTGATTGAAGAGAGCGAGGCCCTTGAAGAGGTAGTGTCAACCACAAAAATGTTTGATGATCTTCGAGTACTGATGCCCAAAGAAATGAAGATTGAAATGCTGCACGGAAAAATGCCTGGCGTGGAAAAGGACGCGGTAATGGAGAGGTTTCGTCGGCACGAATTTGACTTACTGGTTTCAACAACGGTTGTTGAGGTTGGAGTAGATATTCCTAATGCAAGCCTTATGATTATTGAGAACGCTGAGAGGTTCGGTTTATCACAGTTGCACCAACTTCGTGGACGTGTCGGACGCGGAGAGTACGAAAGCCACTGCATTTTAATAGCTGGTGATACCAGTAAGAAGACTCGAAATAGACTCGAGGTGGTTGAGAAGAGTAATGATGGTTTCGTAATTGCGGAGAAGGACCTGGGCTTACGGGGACCAGGAGAGCTGAAAGGAACCCGGCAGTCAGGTTTACCCGACCTAATTCTGGGCGATCTATCGCAGGATGGGGAAATTATTGAGAAGTCTAGGGATTTTGCCAAGACGATACTTGATTCTGACCCTAGATTAGAGGCGATTTGGGCTGAACGGTTACGTTTGGAGTTAAAGCGACGTACCGAATCTGTCGGTTTTCGAGAGATAATATAA
- the lpxD gene encoding UDP-3-O-(3-hydroxymyristoyl)glucosamine N-acyltransferase — translation MKQKRSNSTVTRKLPKPITSSELANWLDGKLFGECRLVTQLVPPTTPVEGGIAVAGTTKLLKTAQGSQFSVLVVSSDAEYRESQPIIKVEDTRVALALLSSRFNNRPEDNPGIHPTATIDSTAHVAEGVNVGPGTVIGPHVKIGVNTSIGPGCVIGHGTQLGDSCRLYAKVVLYDGVSIGNGVHLHSGTIIGADGFGYAVSPKGMLKIHHLAGVIIGNNVEVGANTTIDRGTLDPTRIGDRCKIDNHCFVSHNVQIGNDTVIAGKAGIGGSTKIGSRVLVGGGTTLADHISIGDDARISFCAAVTKNVPAGETFSGFPAMAHRKFTRRLYLLGRLEKMWQNVKSLSSD, via the coding sequence ATGAAGCAGAAGAGGAGCAATAGCACGGTGACCAGGAAACTACCTAAACCCATAACAAGCTCAGAATTAGCTAATTGGCTAGACGGAAAATTGTTTGGAGAGTGTCGCCTCGTCACGCAACTAGTGCCACCTACAACACCAGTTGAAGGTGGCATAGCGGTTGCAGGCACAACCAAACTTCTCAAAACTGCACAAGGCTCGCAATTTAGTGTTTTGGTCGTATCCAGCGATGCTGAGTACCGTGAAAGTCAACCAATAATCAAAGTCGAAGATACACGAGTCGCGCTTGCTCTTCTCAGTTCAAGGTTTAACAATCGACCTGAAGATAACCCTGGCATACACCCAACAGCAACAATCGACTCCACTGCCCATGTCGCAGAAGGGGTTAATGTAGGCCCAGGAACTGTTATAGGTCCACACGTCAAGATCGGAGTGAACACTAGTATAGGTCCTGGATGCGTAATAGGACATGGCACCCAACTGGGCGATAGTTGCCGGCTTTACGCAAAAGTAGTTTTATACGACGGAGTTTCGATTGGGAACGGGGTCCATCTTCACAGCGGAACTATAATCGGAGCTGATGGGTTCGGATACGCAGTAAGCCCAAAGGGCATGCTTAAGATCCACCACCTAGCCGGAGTAATTATTGGCAACAACGTAGAAGTTGGAGCTAACACTACTATCGACCGAGGTACCTTAGATCCCACTCGAATTGGAGACCGCTGCAAGATCGACAATCACTGCTTTGTAAGTCACAATGTTCAAATAGGAAATGACACAGTCATTGCTGGAAAAGCGGGCATTGGTGGTAGTACTAAAATAGGCTCGCGAGTACTTGTAGGAGGTGGGACAACTCTTGCCGATCATATTTCGATAGGTGATGACGCTCGCATTTCATTCTGCGCGGCGGTTACAAAAAATGTTCCGGCTGGAGAAACCTTCAGCGGTTTCCCAGCTATGGCTCACCGGAAATTTACAAGACGACTTTATCTCCTCGGAAGACTCGAAAAGATGTGGCAAAACGTTAAGAGTCTCAGTAGTGATTGA
- a CDS encoding rod shape-determining protein (functions in MreBCD complex in some organisms), with product MFKLWQEIGVDLGTATVLIYVKGKSIMLREPSVIAMVRDSGDVKAVGDEAYRMLGRTPGNIVAVRPMRDGVIADYDLTEKMLKAFVQKVITGAGRFFKPHIMVCVPSGVTEVERRAVLQATREVGARKAFLIEEPLAAAIGAGVNIAEPTGSMIVDIGGGTTDVAIISLGGIVVSESMRIAGNEFDEAIIRYIRNKENLLIGDRTAEEVKTKIGAAVVRGPDEVHEIDVRGRDLINGLPKTISLTTEDTVEALREPIQKIADGVRRVLELAPPELVADVIDRGIIMTGGGSMLKNFDELLRQTTGIPVVVAEDAMDCVALGTGRALDMVHVLQDALTSDNFLRR from the coding sequence ATGTTCAAGCTCTGGCAGGAGATTGGTGTAGATCTAGGAACAGCTACAGTCTTAATCTATGTCAAAGGCAAATCAATTATGCTTCGCGAACCTTCGGTCATAGCTATGGTGCGTGACTCTGGTGACGTTAAAGCAGTAGGGGATGAAGCTTACCGCATGCTCGGTCGTACTCCCGGCAATATCGTCGCGGTCCGACCAATGCGAGATGGAGTAATCGCTGACTACGATTTAACAGAAAAGATGCTTAAAGCATTCGTTCAAAAAGTAATCACGGGAGCTGGACGTTTTTTTAAGCCTCACATAATGGTCTGTGTTCCTTCAGGAGTAACTGAGGTAGAGAGGCGCGCTGTTCTTCAGGCCACACGAGAAGTAGGAGCACGAAAAGCCTTTCTAATTGAAGAACCTCTAGCTGCTGCAATAGGGGCCGGCGTAAACATAGCGGAACCCACTGGCTCAATGATTGTCGATATCGGTGGTGGTACCACCGACGTTGCAATAATCAGCCTCGGAGGTATCGTTGTATCGGAAAGCATGCGCATAGCTGGTAATGAATTCGATGAAGCAATCATCCGTTACATTCGTAACAAAGAAAATCTTCTAATCGGAGATCGAACGGCTGAGGAAGTAAAAACTAAAATCGGGGCAGCTGTAGTTAGGGGTCCTGATGAAGTGCACGAAATAGATGTCCGAGGGCGTGATCTAATAAATGGCCTCCCTAAGACTATTTCACTGACCACTGAAGACACTGTTGAGGCGCTACGAGAACCTATACAAAAAATTGCGGACGGTGTCCGACGAGTCCTAGAGCTAGCACCACCAGAGCTTGTTGCTGATGTGATTGACCGCGGCATAATTATGACTGGGGGCGGGTCAATGCTTAAGAACTTCGACGAATTATTACGACAAACAACAGGTATCCCAGTAGTCGTAGCAGAAGATGCTATGGACTGTGTTGCCCTTGGAACAGGACGGGCTCTGGACATGGTTCATGTCTTACAAGACGCGCTGACTTCGGATAACTTCCTCCGACGCTAA
- a CDS encoding 3-hydroxyacyl-[acyl-carrier-protein] dehydratase FabZ: MIDIKAILPHRYPFLFVDSFVYQEGDDFECIKNVSHNEPFFMGHFPEEPVMPGVLIIEALAQAAAIGLAVREEFQEGRLGYLAAVDETKFKRKVVPGDQLRLTGTILLFRKSLLKVNAAALVGNELAAKAKLTFVLAK; the protein is encoded by the coding sequence ATGATCGATATTAAAGCGATCCTGCCGCATCGCTACCCATTCCTCTTCGTTGATTCTTTCGTCTATCAAGAAGGAGACGATTTCGAATGCATAAAGAACGTTAGTCACAATGAACCGTTCTTTATGGGTCACTTTCCTGAGGAACCAGTTATGCCTGGCGTCCTGATCATCGAAGCTCTTGCCCAAGCTGCTGCAATAGGCCTCGCAGTACGTGAAGAATTCCAAGAAGGTCGGCTCGGTTATCTTGCAGCAGTAGACGAGACAAAATTTAAGCGCAAGGTCGTTCCGGGGGATCAACTCAGACTTACAGGAACAATACTTTTGTTCAGGAAGTCGCTATTGAAGGTCAATGCCGCAGCGTTAGTAGGTAACGAACTTGCCGCTAAAGCAAAACTCACTTTCGTGCTAGCTAAGTGA
- a CDS encoding acyl-[acyl-carrier-protein]--UDP-N-acetylglucosamine O-acyltransferase — MSSIHPTAIVSSKAVIGPRITIGPLVVIEDDVEIGEDTELLTGTVLLKGSRIGSRCKIGPYAIIGGLPMDNAYQGEPSLAILEDEVELREFVTVHRATGEGSETRVGTGSLIMTYTHVSHNVKVGKHTTLATSVQLGGHVQIGDYAFLGANALIHQFCRVGTQAIMAGGSATSKDILPHCMAASTPATHYGLNRVGLRRRGVTDERYAALERAIRALRRNDKEKFEELACHSTDVKVMKQFRDESERGVASFATRRP, encoded by the coding sequence GTGTCTTCAATTCATCCCACCGCAATTGTTTCCAGCAAGGCAGTTATTGGGCCTAGAATAACTATCGGACCGCTCGTAGTCATAGAAGACGATGTTGAGATTGGAGAAGATACAGAGCTTCTAACCGGCACTGTCCTTTTAAAAGGCAGTCGAATTGGGTCCCGATGTAAAATCGGACCCTACGCGATAATTGGTGGCCTACCTATGGATAACGCCTATCAAGGAGAACCTAGCCTGGCGATCCTTGAGGATGAAGTAGAGCTACGCGAGTTCGTGACAGTTCACCGCGCTACTGGGGAAGGGTCAGAAACGCGGGTCGGTACAGGTTCCTTAATCATGACCTACACTCACGTGTCGCACAACGTAAAAGTAGGTAAGCACACTACCCTTGCTACTTCCGTTCAACTAGGGGGCCACGTTCAGATAGGAGATTATGCTTTCCTCGGAGCTAATGCCCTTATCCATCAGTTCTGCCGAGTAGGCACTCAAGCAATTATGGCTGGCGGAAGCGCTACCTCTAAGGATATTTTGCCTCACTGTATGGCAGCAAGTACTCCAGCAACTCACTATGGATTGAATCGAGTTGGCCTAAGACGACGTGGCGTTACTGACGAACGTTATGCAGCTCTAGAACGAGCAATACGTGCTCTCCGTAGAAACGATAAAGAAAAGTTCGAAGAATTAGCTTGCCATAGCACTGATGTAAAAGTCATGAAACAATTCCGCGATGAATCAGAGCGTGGTGTAGCTTCCTTTGCAACTAGGAGGCCTTAG